A stretch of Candidatus Obscuribacterales bacterium DNA encodes these proteins:
- a CDS encoding cytochrome b/b6 domain-containing protein — MPPSSPYQPALLRILHGSVAVLTVLALMSGFWVYSIYDGRWGNISLPKLEDSQGIHGTIGLTFLLILPIFALYSFHLGFNRLGQEQSFKEVIQVNTPVGWISTHRLANTLMLLASTGAVVTGRMMKEEWLPAGEIDHSWYLAHLVAWAVMFFALALHVLLGIKVGGVPLLLSMFKIKTREQDSPRSWLRGIKVKHSSLVLTVTEAVVIGGIIAAFILPVFNL; from the coding sequence ATACTGCATGGCTCAGTTGCAGTCTTAACGGTTCTTGCCTTGATGTCAGGTTTTTGGGTTTACAGTATCTACGATGGGCGTTGGGGCAATATTAGCTTACCTAAGCTAGAAGATAGCCAAGGTATTCATGGCACTATTGGACTAACCTTTTTGTTGATTCTTCCCATCTTTGCTCTGTACAGCTTTCATCTGGGATTCAATCGGCTAGGGCAAGAGCAATCCTTTAAAGAAGTCATTCAGGTTAATACACCTGTCGGCTGGATTTCCACGCATCGTCTTGCCAATACATTGATGTTGCTTGCCTCCACAGGTGCTGTGGTTACAGGACGCATGATGAAAGAAGAGTGGCTACCTGCAGGAGAAATCGATCATAGTTGGTACCTAGCTCACTTGGTAGCTTGGGCGGTGATGTTCTTTGCATTAGCATTGCATGTATTGCTTGGTATCAAGGTAGGAGGAGTGCCGTTGTTGTTGTCTATGTTTAAGATTAAAACTCGGGAGCAAGATAGTCCCCGTTCTTGGCTGCGAGGAATCAAGGTCAAACACTCTAGCCTAGTCTTAACAGTAACTGAGGCTGTCGTGATAGGCGGTATTATTGCGGCGTTTATTCTGCCGGTCTTTAATCTCTAA
- a CDS encoding lysophospholipid acyltransferase family protein, with the protein MTSPDFYPPTLCPWLVRLIQWNAGWIARWLYWIDLEVAPEHLQHLINLKGDRVLLLPNHPTFHDPVVIFMLSAKVKQSFYYMAAYETFQNPSTMFLISAGFKPLHRLAQSDYVTKGLRWLLQQLGMYSIRRGLADRPSIAQTLALLAEPACHLVIFPEGGCSFQNDTVMPFRSGGIHMAFQALNKYAKVQEAIPNLYVVPVSIKYHYTDETQPIIERSLRGLEAHFGIMYEPDTQPDHYVRLRAIAERVLTTIEADYGLTPPDSLHSDWNERIQVLKHRVLESCERQLSMSSAPGDLMRERVYKIQHRLRTQPDTIDQQLDWSYSLVEKTMIRLLNFDAIYDGYVGTYPTPERFLDTLTRLEREVFNIDQPPPKGHRIAQVSVGEPYNLKDMLDEYQQERSVTVDTVVKQVHATVVQNLDIISNAYQPDS; encoded by the coding sequence CATTTAATCAACCTCAAGGGCGATCGCGTCCTCCTGCTTCCCAACCATCCCACTTTTCATGATCCTGTGGTGATCTTTATGCTGTCGGCCAAGGTAAAGCAATCGTTTTACTACATGGCCGCCTACGAAACCTTCCAAAATCCCAGCACCATGTTTCTGATATCAGCAGGCTTCAAGCCCCTACACCGCTTGGCGCAGTCAGACTACGTAACTAAGGGACTAAGGTGGCTGCTCCAGCAGTTGGGTATGTACTCTATTCGCCGGGGCTTAGCCGATCGCCCCAGTATTGCCCAGACTCTAGCGCTGTTGGCTGAGCCAGCCTGCCATTTGGTGATCTTTCCAGAAGGTGGCTGTTCCTTCCAAAATGATACGGTGATGCCCTTTCGATCCGGGGGCATTCATATGGCGTTCCAAGCGTTGAACAAATATGCCAAGGTCCAGGAGGCGATTCCTAACCTCTATGTGGTTCCTGTGAGCATCAAATACCACTACACCGATGAAACCCAGCCGATTATTGAGCGATCGCTCCGGGGACTAGAGGCTCACTTTGGCATCATGTATGAACCAGATACACAACCTGATCACTATGTGCGTCTGAGGGCGATCGCTGAACGGGTTTTAACCACCATTGAAGCTGACTATGGTCTGACTCCACCCGATTCCCTGCATTCAGACTGGAACGAGCGCATTCAGGTTTTAAAGCATCGGGTGCTTGAATCCTGCGAGCGCCAGCTATCTATGAGCTCCGCACCAGGAGACCTCATGCGCGAACGGGTCTACAAAATTCAGCACCGGCTGCGCACCCAGCCAGACACGATCGATCAGCAACTGGACTGGAGCTACAGTCTTGTGGAAAAAACCATGATTCGCCTGCTCAATTTTGATGCAATCTATGATGGCTATGTCGGCACATATCCAACCCCCGAACGTTTTCTCGATACCTTGACCCGCCTAGAGCGCGAAGTGTTTAATATCGATCAACCCCCACCCAAGGGGCACCGGATCGCCCAAGTGTCTGTTGGAGAACCCTACAACTTAAAAGATATGTTGGACGAGTATCAACAGGAGCGATCGGTGACGGTGGATACTGTCGTGAAGCAGGTTCACGCCACCGTAGTCCAGAATTTAGATATTATATCGAATGCATATCAACCAGACTCATGA